The Methanolobus sp. WCC4 genome includes the window TTATCACTTCAATGGAATCTAAAGGACATAATATCATTATTACATCCCGGAATAAGGATGTTGCACTAGATTTGCTGGATGCTTATAATCTAAGTTATTTTTTGGTCGGAGAGTCAAAAAAAGGTTTTTTGAACAAAGCGTTGAATGTATTAAGTGTTGAACGCAACATCTACAAAATAGCTAAAAAATTCAAACCTGATGTTTTCTTAGGAGCATCTGGTAATTTTTATGTTGCACATGTTGCAACTCTTTTAGGAAAACCATCTATTATATTTGAGGATTCTGAGCCGGATTTATCAGTTAGATTGTTATGTAAACCATTCGTCACATACTTTTTCACTCCAGAATTGTTCTTTTTGAATTTGGGTCAAAAAAAGCATATTAGATATAAGGGTTATAAAGAATTGGCATATCTTCATCCTAATTATTTTCATCCAGACTCTCAGATTCTTACTGAATTAAATCTGGAACATGATGAAAAATTTACATTATTTCGGTTTGTAGATTGGGCAGCTGTGCATGATGTAGGACAGTCAGGTATGGATGGGGAATGGAAGCACAAGTTCGTGCATGAAATGAGTAAATATGGGAAAGTTTTCATAAGTTCTGAATCTAAATTACCATCCGAGTTTGCTCAGTATGAATTGAAGATTAGTCCCGCAAAATTACATGATCTCCTTTACTTTTCACATATTTTCATATGCGACAGTCAAACAATGGCAACGGAAGCAAGTATATTAGGTGTGCCGACGATACGATCAAACTCATTTGTGGGTACGATGAGCAATTTTAAAGAACTCCAAGAAAAATACGGTCTGCTTTATTCATATAAGGATTCTCAAAAAGCTTATGACAAAGCAGTTGAACTACAAAACGAGAATGATGTAAAGATTAAATGGAACATGCAAAAAATGAGATTATTGGAAGATAAAATAGATGTGACTTCCTTTGTTGTAGAATTGTTAGCAGGTTATCCTCAATCCTGTATAGATATGATAAAACATAAAAGATAATTACACAGTTTAGTGATTTTTATGATAAGCAAATATTGGATGTGATACTTATGCAAGTTTGTTTCATTACTCCATATTCTCCAAAAGAAGTCACGGGTGTTAGCAAATTCGTGGATGATCTCAGCAGAACTTTAGCTGATTTAAATATAGATTCTTTTGCGATAACAAAACTTGCAGAGCCAAGTGTACAAACATCTACTCAACTGGTAGAAATAAACTGTGATGTTATCCCAAGGTTTAAAGATATTTATTTCTCTATTCAGACAGCAACTGAAATATTCAAGTCAAGGAAGAACATTGATCTTCTACACTTACAAACACCTCTTCCTCAATCTGCTTGTTCTGCTATGGTGGGAAAACTTCTAAAAATACCAGTTATAACTACAGTTCATGGAAGGTTCCCTTCTCCCAACTCCTTTTTCAAAAGAATGATATATGATTTGTTCGAAAGTTTAACTTTCATATTTTCTGATTCATTGGTATTTGTTAGTAGTGATGCAAAAGATTATTTTAGTTCAGCGAATGGAACAGTGATTCTGAATGGAATAGACATAAGCAGGGTTCATTTTGACAAAGAAATCAGGGAAAAGAAGAGAATTGAACTTGGGATTGGAAATGAGTTTGTCTTTATATATGTAGGTCGTTGGGTGGGGCATAAAGGAATTTATGATTTAGTTGAAGCTTTTGGAAAAATAACCTCTGAATTTAACAATACAAAATTACTTTTTATTGGAACTGGGGAGGCTGAGGCTTTGAAGGCAAAAATAAGAGAGTTAAATGTATGTGATAATGTTTTGCTTCTTGGCAGGGTAGATAATGTTCAGGAATATTTTTGTGTGGCAGATTCTTTTATTTTATTCACATCTAGTTTAGAAGGATTACCTTTAGCACTTTTGGAAGCAATGGCATGCCGTGTTGTGCCAATTGCTACTAATGTGAGTGGCATTCCTGAAGTGGTCATAAATGGGAACAATGGATACCTGATAGAGCAGGGCAATCAGACGCAGCTGATAGAAAGAATGTCCTGGTGTATTACTAATATTGAAAAAGTGCATTTAATTGGTGAAAATTCTGAAAGGACAATAATCAATTCTCATAGCGTTGAAAAAATGGCTGATGAATATATTCAGATATACAAAAAGCATGTAAAGTTCCATAACTAATTTATTCCATATATTTTTTTGAATTCTCTGGCAATCTTTTCCCATGAAAAGTCTTCAGAAACTCTTTTTTTGGCAAATTGCCCAATATGTTTTCTTTTTGTTTCATTCTTCAATAAATTTACAATAACATTCCCTATGTCATCTGAAAAAGGGTCAATCAGTATCCCATTTTCCCCATCAACTACAAGTTCTGGGATTCCGCCAACATTAGTTGCAATGACTGGTTTGCCCATGCTCATTGCTTCCAGTATGGATATCGATACTCCTCCTTCTTGAAGGCTGATATGTACATATATATCGCAAACTGAAAGTGCTGTAAATACATTTTTTAAAGAACCTGTAAATATAACATGTTTTTCAAGATTTAGTTGGATAACCAAAGACTCAAGATTATTCTTGTATTCTCCATCACCTATAATTAATAGTTTGGAGTTATTGAATTCTTCGACAACGTGAGAAAATGAACGAACAAGTAGCTCTACTCCTTGACTTTTGAGCTTCCAGCTCATGTTACCTATATAACAGATAATTGGGCCTGTACCAGCCAAGTTATATTTATAAATGAATTCTGATAACTCTTGCTCTTTGACTAACTTTGATGTTACTCCACTGTATATTACCATCTTTTCGGAACTGATTGTTAGTTCTTTGGCAACTTTATTCATAAGGTATGAACTAGAAAATGTTACGGTGTCGCAATTAGAAAGAAGCCATTCAAATATATTCTTCTTTTTAAAGGACATGTTGTAGGGAGTATCAGTGTGAAAAGTGTGGATTAATCTGGTTTTTGGTTCTATTAATTTAAAAAGGACAGCTGGGGCCAGTACATGCCAGTGAGCATGTGTGTGAATTACATATGGCCTCATATATAACAAAAAAAAGAAGGATTTCACTATAAACAGTACTTTTACTTTGGGAATTTTAATCCAATTGTTGGATGTAACAAATGCAAGTATACTAACTTTTATATCGGAATCCCGTTCAAGTTGTATACTCAAACTGGATACATATGTGGTAATTCCTCCGACAATCTGTCCAAAATATGGGGTAATTATACAGATTTTCATTTTTTCGATTTAAGCTCAATTTTCTGGAATACTATAGATTTCTTCAATACCATTGTCGTAAATTACATTTCCAGTACCTTCAAGGGAAAGAAACAGTCTTGAATACAACCATTTCCAATAGTAATATCCATTCTGTCCCTTTGTATGAATCGCCAAGTTGGCATTGTAAGAGTTTAACATTGGTCTTGCATCCCAATAATAATTCTGGACTATGTTTATCCATTCAGTTCTTGCATTTGGAGCTGCTATTAAGTGATAGAAATAATTCATACTTGGATTTATTTCAGAAATAGTAATGGGACGTGTTTGTATATCTTCTGGATTTGCAAATCCATAAGCTAGCTGGTTGGAAGGTGCATTATATACAGTAGTACCGCCTAATGGAAGTGTTGGAACTCCTGAGTATCCTGTGATCATACTAGCTAAATTTCCGTTGTTTGCTATAACATTTCCTGTGGCTTTTTGCTTAATGAAGTCAGCAGAATTAACAGTTTCAGAATTTATTATGTCATCATCCACATTCCAGTGGTCGATCATGTATATGGGCAATATAGTTGAAGTAAGTATACAGATGAATATAAAGCTGCATTGAAGAATTTTGTTCCATCTGCTATGATTAAGAACTGTGTTTGCTATTAAGAAAATACCGCTTGTTCCTACTATGATAACAATTGGTGCGAAAATAAGCGGGGAATAATTATAAAGTCCCATCAATGGTAAGAGGAGGAGAAAACAAAAAATCATAAATTGATCTCTAAAATATATCTTCTTTTTACTTGATAGTGCCAGAATACCGATACTCGAAAGTACAAAAGCTATACCTATCTTGCTCGAGTAATCGACCAATAAATTAACAAGTATAGTCAAAAAATCGTTTCCACTACCAAAAAAGCCTGAATGATAGTCTTGTAAGCCAATAAAAGACATATCTGTAAATTGAAATAAGAACAAGGCAAGCGATAAATCCAATACGATGAATATTCTATATAGACTGATATTTGGAAAATGAAAGTGGTGGAATACTCGAGCGGTAAATGTTGTAAATAGACTTAATACAAAGGCAGCCGCAATAACAGAAAGGAACCATGAAGTTCTATGGATAGATACAGATAAAATTGCTACTGAAACAAGTAAGATTGCAAATTTGTATCTTATTTTTTCCCCACATTTAATGAATA containing:
- a CDS encoding DUF354 domain-containing protein — translated: MRLLIDIGHPSHVHFFKNIITSMESKGHNIIITSRNKDVALDLLDAYNLSYFLVGESKKGFLNKALNVLSVERNIYKIAKKFKPDVFLGASGNFYVAHVATLLGKPSIIFEDSEPDLSVRLLCKPFVTYFFTPELFFLNLGQKKHIRYKGYKELAYLHPNYFHPDSQILTELNLEHDEKFTLFRFVDWAAVHDVGQSGMDGEWKHKFVHEMSKYGKVFISSESKLPSEFAQYELKISPAKLHDLLYFSHIFICDSQTMATEASILGVPTIRSNSFVGTMSNFKELQEKYGLLYSYKDSQKAYDKAVELQNENDVKIKWNMQKMRLLEDKIDVTSFVVELLAGYPQSCIDMIKHKR
- a CDS encoding glycosyltransferase family 4 protein — encoded protein: MQVCFITPYSPKEVTGVSKFVDDLSRTLADLNIDSFAITKLAEPSVQTSTQLVEINCDVIPRFKDIYFSIQTATEIFKSRKNIDLLHLQTPLPQSACSAMVGKLLKIPVITTVHGRFPSPNSFFKRMIYDLFESLTFIFSDSLVFVSSDAKDYFSSANGTVILNGIDISRVHFDKEIREKKRIELGIGNEFVFIYVGRWVGHKGIYDLVEAFGKITSEFNNTKLLFIGTGEAEALKAKIRELNVCDNVLLLGRVDNVQEYFCVADSFILFTSSLEGLPLALLEAMACRVVPIATNVSGIPEVVINGNNGYLIEQGNQTQLIERMSWCITNIEKVHLIGENSERTIINSHSVEKMADEYIQIYKKHVKFHN
- a CDS encoding glycosyltransferase family 4 protein codes for the protein MKICIITPYFGQIVGGITTYVSSLSIQLERDSDIKVSILAFVTSNNWIKIPKVKVLFIVKSFFFLLYMRPYVIHTHAHWHVLAPAVLFKLIEPKTRLIHTFHTDTPYNMSFKKKNIFEWLLSNCDTVTFSSSYLMNKVAKELTISSEKMVIYSGVTSKLVKEQELSEFIYKYNLAGTGPIICYIGNMSWKLKSQGVELLVRSFSHVVEEFNNSKLLIIGDGEYKNNLESLVIQLNLEKHVIFTGSLKNVFTALSVCDIYVHISLQEGGVSISILEAMSMGKPVIATNVGGIPELVVDGENGILIDPFSDDIGNVIVNLLKNETKRKHIGQFAKKRVSEDFSWEKIAREFKKIYGIN